Proteins co-encoded in one Callospermophilus lateralis isolate mCalLat2 chromosome 2, mCalLat2.hap1, whole genome shotgun sequence genomic window:
- the Tmem210 gene encoding transmembrane protein 210: MAPCPQPDCCLPGSPLGLICLSLLLIPAAAGTYCDCSLGLSREALIALIVVLAGVSASCFCALMVVALGVLRAKGEPSTRHVDNRLVGHFGVQEDRMDLHAVHVESHLMDPELEVSMMPSLEDHGLMTIPMEATLEEPPPPPPPE, translated from the exons ATGGCCCCCTGTCCCCAACCTGACTGCTGCTTGCCTGGCAGCCCCCTGGGCCTGATATGTCTGTCCCTTTTGCTCATCCCTGCTGCAG CTGGAACCTACTGTGACTGCAGCCTGGGCCTCAGCCGCGAGGCCCTCATCGCTCTCATTGTGGTGCTGGCAGGAGTCAGCGCTAGCTGCTTCTGCGCCCTCATGGTTGTGGCACTTGGAGTCCTTCGAGCCAAGGG TGAACCAAGCACCAGACATGTGGACAACAG GTTGGTGGGGCACTTCGGGGTCCAGGAAGATCGCATGGACCTGCATGCAGTGCACGTGGAGTCCCACCTTATGGACCCtgaactggaggtttccatgatgcCATCACTGGAGGACCATGGCCTCATGACCATCCCCATGGAGGCTACTCTAGAGGagccgcccccacccccaccccctgaaTAG
- the Lrrc26 gene encoding leucine-rich repeat-containing protein 26: MRSSSFISRPPPLLSLLLLLLLLPPPPMRPIWAQVSTGAATRGTPDAPDCPKACACAPGGQANCSALVLVAVPAGLSRRVRTLLLDHNRVRMLPPGAFAGAGALLYLDLRENGLRSVHARAFWGLSALQRLDLSDNQLEALAPGTFAPLRALRFLSLADNRLALLEPAALGALPLLRALSLQDNALTAIPHDLLAGLPALDALRLRGNPWACGCALRSLCAWLRQHPRPASEAETLLCVSPGRQTLSPLTAFPDAAFRHCAQPLAARDLAVVYALGPVSFLASLATCLALGSVLTACRARRRRRRCCTAARRPPRRPPDPAPDGTAFPENPVSPTASSAQA; encoded by the exons ATGCGGAGTTCCTCTTTTATCTCGCGGCCTCCGCCGCTACTGTCCCTGCTGCTGTTGCTGTtgctgctgccgccgccgccgatGCGGCCAATCTGGGCCCAAGTGTCCACTGGGGCCGCCACCCGCGGGACCCCGGACGCTCCCGACTGCCCCAAGGCGTGCGCTTGCGCGCCCGGCGGCCAGGCCAACTGCTCAGCACTCGTGCTAGTCGCGGTGCCGGCGGGCCTGAGCCGGCGCGTGCGCACGCTGCTGTTGGATCACAACCGCGTGCGTATGCTGCCTCCGGGAGCCTTCGCGGGCGCGGGCGCTCTGCTGTACCTGGACCTGCGCGAGAACGGGCTGCGCTCGGTGCACGCACGGGCTTTCTGGGGCCTGAGTGCGCTGCAGCGGCTGGACCTGAGCGACAATCAGCTGGAAGCGCTGGCGCCCGGCACCTTCGCGCCGCTACGGGCGCTGCGTTTCCTTTCGCTGGCGGACAACCGGTTAGCGCTCCTGGAGCCAGCGGCGCTGGGCGCGCTCCCTCTGCTGCGCGCGCTCAGCCTGCAGGACAACGCGCTTACAGCGATCCCGCATGACCTGCTGGCCGGCCTGCCAGCTCTCGATGCGTTGCGCCTGCGCGGTAATCCGTGGGCCTGCGGCTGCGCGCTGCGCTCACTCTGCGCCTGGCTTCGTCAGCACCCACGGCCGGCGTCAG AAGCCGAAACCCTGCTTTGCGTATCACCAGGACGCCAGACGCTCAGCCCCCTGACCGCCTTTCCCGACGCCGCCTTCAGGCACTGCGCGCAGCCACTAGCAGCGAGGGACCTGGCGGTGGTTTACGCACTTGGCCCTGTGTCCTTCCTCGCCAGCCTGGCCACCTGCCTGGCGCTGGGCTCCGTGCTCACCGCCTGCCGTgcacgccgccgccgccgccgctgctgtACCGCCGCCCGCCGCCCGCCTAGGAGACCGCCGGATCCCGCTCCCGACGGCACTGCATTCCCCGAAAACCCTGTGAGCCCCACCGCCTCATCTGCCCAAGCCTGA